A section of the Phacochoerus africanus isolate WHEZ1 chromosome 4, ROS_Pafr_v1, whole genome shotgun sequence genome encodes:
- the LOC125124285 gene encoding olfactory receptor 7D4-like: MEAGNHTGVSKMFFLLGLSDDPELQPLLFGVFLSMYLVSLLGNLLIILAVSSDSRLHTPMYFFLSNLSFVDICFVSTAVPKMLVNIQAQSKDISYIGCLAQVYFLMVFAGMDNFLLTMMAYDRFVAICHPLHYMVIMNARLCVLLVLMCWLILFCVALVHLLLLRCLTCIGTEIPHFFCELDQILKVACSDTFINEVCLYVATALLCMLPLTGILFSYYQIVSTLMKMASTEGKYKAFSTCGSHLSVVSLFYGTGMAVYLTSTVTHSPRRSSIASVMYTVVTPMLNPFIYSLRNKDVKGALGRLLS; this comes from the coding sequence ATGGAAGCAGGAAACCACACAGGAGTATCAAAAATGTTCTTCCTCCTGGGTCTCTCAGATGACCCTGAACTGCAGCCCCTCCTCTTTGGAGTGTTCTTATCCATGTACCTGGTATCCCTGcttgggaacctgctcatcatcctggctgtCAGCTCTGACTCccgcctccacacccccatgtacttcttcctctccaacctgTCTTTTGTTGACATCTGTTTCGTCTCTACCGCTGTCCCGAAGATGCTAGTGAACATCCAGGCACAGAGCAAAGACATCTCCTACATAGGATGCCTCGCTCAGgtgtattttttaatggtttttgcTGGAATGGACAATTTCCTCCTGACCatgatggcctatgaccggtttgtggccatctgccacccctTGCACTACATGGTCATCATGAACGCCCGCCTCTGTGTCCTCCTGGTACTGATGTGTTGGTTAATTCTTTTCTGTGTTGCCCTTGTTCATCTTCTACTCTTGAGATGTCTGACCTGTATAGGCACTGAAATCCCACATTTCTTCTGTGAACTGGATCAGATTCTCAAGGTGGCCTGCTCAGACACCTTCATCAATGAGGTCTGTTTGTATGTGGCCACTGCCCTGCTGTGTATGCTTCCTCTCACTGGGATCCTCTTTTCTTACTATCAGATTGTCTCCACCTTAATGAAAATGGCATCCACTGAGGGCAAGTACAAAGCCTTTTCCACCTGTGGGTCTCACCTCTCTGTGGTCTCCTTGTTTTATGGGACAGGTATGGCGGTCTACCTCACTTCTACTGTGACCCATTCTCCCCGTAGAAGCTCCATTGCCTCAGTGATGTACActgtggtcacccccatgctgaaccccttcatctacagcctgaggaacaaggATGTGAAGGGGGCCTTGGGAAGGCTCCTCAGCTGA
- the LOC125124672 gene encoding olfactory receptor 7A10-like, with product MDAGNQTGVLEFLLLGLSEDPELQPLLFGLFLSMYLVSVLGNLLIILAVSSDSRLHTPMYFFLSQLSFSDICFSSTIVPKMLVNIQTASKAITYGGCITQIYFYFTFGYLDHFLLTVMAYDRFVAICHPLHYMIMMNSHLCGLLALVSWSLSVLVALLYSLMVLHLSFCTHMEIPHFFCELTEVLKSSCSDALSNYIAMFTVIGLLGIPLMTGILFSYSKIISSILKMSSGEGKYKVFTSCGSHLVVISLYYRTGLGVYLSSAFSPSSSKGAVASVMYTVVTPMLNPFIYSLRNRDMKGALRKLFSWSFFPV from the coding sequence ATGGATGCAGGAAACCAAACAGGTGTCTTAGAAttcctcctcctgggcctctcaGAAGATCCAGAACTGCAGCCCCTCCTCTTTGGGCTGTTCCTCTCCATGTACCTGGTCTCTGTGcttgggaacctgctcatcatcctggctgtCAGCTCTGACTCCCGCCTCCatacccccatgtacttcttcctctcccaaCTATCATTTTCTGATATTTGTTTCAGTTCCACCATTGTCCCCAAAATGCTGGTGAATATCCAGACAGCAAGCAAAGCCATCACCTATGGAGGCTGCATCACCCAGATATATTTTTACTTCACCTTCGGGTATCTGGACCACTTCCTCCtgactgtgatggcctatgaccgctttgtggccatctgtcaccctCTGCACTACATGATCATGATGAACTCACACCTCTGTGGCCTGCTGGCTCTAGTCTCTTGGTCCCTGAGTGTCTTAGTCGCCCTCCTCTACAGTCTGATGGTGCTGCATCTCTCATTCTGCAcacacatggaaattccccacttcttctgtgaatTGACTGAGGTTCTTAAGTCCTCCTGTTCTGATGCCCTCAGCAATTACATTGCAATGTTTACTGTGATTGGCCTGCTGGGTATTCCTCTGATGACTGGGATCCTTTTCTCTTACTCTAAGATTATTTCCTCCATATTGAAAATGTCCTCAGGGGAGGGGAAGTACAAAGTGTTTACCTCCTGTGGGTCTCACCTAGTGGTCATCTCCTTATACTACAGGACAGGGTTAGGCGTGTACCTCAGTtctgccttctccccctcctcctcaaagGGGGCAGTGGCCTCAGTGATGTACACcgtggtcacccccatgctgaaccccttcatctacagcctgaggaacagggaCATGAAGGGGGCCCTGAGGAAGCTTTTCAGCTGGTCTTTCTTCCCCGTGTGA